The following are from one region of the Lytechinus pictus isolate F3 Inbred chromosome 4, Lp3.0, whole genome shotgun sequence genome:
- the LOC129259387 gene encoding ankyrin repeat domain-containing protein 6-like, translated as MASGSISALNERLRSSAGKGNWEEIEQLLRHGATFEADKYGRTALHYAAHYGQVKAIRVCIAKGCELDKVDTYGCTALHKAIAPDGHVEAVRALISEGCDVDGQDENGNTCVHEGAMNGFSQSLDVLIKIGKADIHTSNKNGQKAIHLSCQHGHNQSTRILLKAGSNPNIKNSCGETPLHIACLYGHITCARILISAECDINMKNKVWDYT; from the exons ATGGCATCTGGATCGATTAGCGCCCTCAACGAGCGATTGAGGAGCTCGGCCGGAAAAGGGAACTGGGAAGAAATCGAACAGCTCCTCCGGCACGGGGCTACCTTTGAAGCGGACAAG TATGGGAGGACAGCTCTTCACTATGCAGCCCACTATGGCCAAGTCAAGGCTATCAGAGTCTGCATTGCAAAGGGATGCGAGCTTGATAAAGTCGATACA TATGGCTGTACTGCATTGCACAAAGCGATAGCACCAGATGGACATGTCGAAGCTGTGAGGGCGCTAATCAGCGAGGGTTGCGACGTGGACGGGCAAGATGAA AATGGCAATACCTGTGTGCATGAGGGTGCTATGAATGGCTTCAGTCAATCTTTGGATGTGCTTATCAAGATTGGAAAGGCTGATATTCACACCAGCAATAAG AATGGTCAGAAAGCTATCCACTTATCCTGTCAGCATGGTCACAATCAAAGCACAAGAATACTCTTGAAAGCAGGCTCAAATCCCAACATAAAAAATAGT TGTGGAGAAACACCTCTTCATATCGCCTGCCTGTACGGTCATATAACATGTGCGAGGATTCTCATAAGTGCAGAGTGTGACATCAACATGAAAAACAAGGTATGGGACTACACGTAA